A genomic window from Paenibacillus sp. FSL K6-0276 includes:
- a CDS encoding ABC transporter ATP-binding protein, whose amino-acid sequence MSAAAPVVELKQITKRFPGIVANDSISLTLKKGEILALLGENGAGKSTLMNIVFGLYQPDEGSIEIDGKPVIIDNPNKAIELGIGMVHQHFKLVEPFTVTENIVLGMEPKKGLKIDYKSAAEQVRKLSEQYGLQVNPNAVIHDISVGMQQRVEIMKTLYRGADILIFDEPTAVLTPQEITELMAIMKRLVAEGKSIILITHKLKEIMQISDRVTIIRRGKVIDTVNTAETNPNELAEKMVGRGVTFKVDKKAPEVGETVLELKDVNSKSKDGVLVLDGLSFEVKAGEILGIAGVDGNGQSELIQAITGLRKIDSGSIKVSGNESANLSPRKISEMNVSHIPEDRHKHGLVLDFSVSENMVLETYYKSPYNKNGFMQNDVIDKYAEGLVQQFDVRTPSIQTKARSLSGGNQQKAIIAREIDKDPTLLIAAQPTRGLDVGAIEFVQKQLIAQRDQGKAVLLISFELDEIMNVSDRIAVIYEGKIVGEVFPQDTNDQELGLMMAGSLKRGGKAVE is encoded by the coding sequence ATGAGTGCTGCGGCTCCTGTCGTAGAGTTGAAGCAAATCACAAAACGATTTCCCGGTATAGTTGCTAATGATTCCATTAGCTTGACGTTAAAGAAGGGAGAGATTCTTGCATTGCTTGGTGAGAATGGTGCAGGAAAATCAACCCTAATGAATATCGTATTTGGATTGTATCAACCGGACGAAGGTAGTATTGAAATCGACGGGAAACCGGTTATTATTGATAATCCCAATAAAGCGATTGAGCTTGGTATTGGTATGGTTCATCAGCATTTCAAGCTTGTGGAACCTTTTACGGTTACCGAGAATATTGTTCTTGGGATGGAGCCGAAGAAAGGTCTTAAAATTGACTATAAATCCGCTGCGGAACAGGTTCGGAAGCTATCGGAGCAATATGGCCTGCAAGTGAATCCAAATGCCGTCATTCATGACATTTCTGTGGGTATGCAGCAAAGGGTAGAAATTATGAAGACCCTGTATCGCGGAGCGGATATTCTCATATTTGATGAGCCGACTGCAGTACTTACGCCTCAAGAAATTACGGAATTGATGGCGATTATGAAGCGGCTTGTTGCAGAGGGAAAATCTATTATTCTGATTACACATAAGCTTAAAGAAATTATGCAAATATCTGATCGAGTTACCATTATTAGACGCGGAAAAGTAATCGATACCGTAAATACCGCAGAGACTAATCCGAATGAGCTAGCTGAGAAGATGGTAGGACGCGGCGTAACCTTCAAGGTGGATAAGAAAGCTCCTGAGGTTGGCGAAACTGTACTCGAGCTGAAGGATGTTAACAGCAAGAGTAAAGATGGTGTCTTGGTGCTGGATGGCCTTAGCTTTGAAGTGAAAGCAGGGGAAATTCTCGGAATAGCTGGTGTAGACGGCAATGGACAAAGTGAACTAATTCAAGCCATTACAGGTCTGCGCAAAATTGATTCCGGTTCTATTAAAGTGTCCGGAAACGAGAGTGCCAATTTATCCCCACGCAAAATTTCGGAGATGAATGTATCTCATATTCCAGAGGACCGTCATAAGCATGGTTTGGTGCTTGATTTCTCGGTGAGTGAGAATATGGTTCTTGAAACTTACTATAAGAGTCCATATAACAAAAACGGCTTTATGCAAAATGACGTGATTGATAAGTATGCGGAGGGTCTTGTACAGCAATTTGATGTGCGGACACCTTCAATTCAGACCAAGGCACGTTCTCTATCCGGCGGAAATCAACAGAAAGCGATTATTGCTCGGGAAATAGATAAAGATCCGACATTACTTATTGCAGCACAACCAACACGCGGCCTAGATGTTGGTGCTATCGAGTTCGTTCAAAAGCAATTGATTGCTCAACGTGATCAGGGTAAAGCAGTACTGCTCATTTCATTTGAATTGGACGAGATTATGAATGTATCTGATAGAATTGCTGTTATCTATGAAGGCAAAATTGTCGGTGAAGTGTTCCCGCAGGATACTAATGATCAGGAACTGGGTCTTATGATGGCAGGCAGCTTGAAGCGGGGAGGTAAGGCAGTTGAATAA